The DNA region GGCAATCATCCCGGCGCGCTTGAAAGAGCCGCTGTACCGGATCTATGAGCTGCGTCTCCGGCAGGGCCTGGCGGCGTCGCAGTCGGCCCTGCCACGCCACATCGCGGTGCTCTGCGACGGCAACCGCAGGTGGGCGCGCGACGCCGGGTACGACGACGTCAGCTACGGCTACCGGATGGGTGCGGCCAAGATCGCCGAGATGCTGCGCTGGTGTGCCGACGCGGGTATCGAGATGGCCACCGTCTACCTGCTGTCCACCGAGAATCTGCAGCGTGATCCCGCAGAACTGGCCGCGCTCATCGAGATCATCACCGACGTGGTGGAGGAGATCTGTGCACCGGCCAACCGCTGGAGCGTCCGGACCGTCGGCGATCTGGAACTGCTGGGCGAAGAACCCGCCCGCCGGCTGCGGGAGGCCGTGGAGAGAACAGTAAGCACGACCGACAGCGCCGACGCGCCTACCCGCCTGCACGTCAACGTCGCGGTCGGTTACGGCGGCCGCCAGGAGATCGTCGATGCCGTGCGGGGCCTGCTCGGCAAGCAACTGGCCAACGGCGCCACCGCGGAGGAACTCGTCGAGGCGGTGACCGTCGAGGGCATCTCGGAGAACCTGTACACCTCCGGCCAACCGGACCCGGATCTGGTGATCCGCACCTCCGGTGAGCAGCGACTGTCCGGCTTCCTGCTGTGGCAGAGCGCCTACTCGGAGATGTGGTTCACCGAAGCCCACTGGCCGGCGTTCCGCCGGGTCGACTTTCTGCGGGCGCTGCGCGACTACAGCGTGCGGCATCGGCGATTCGGGCGGTGACGCAGCCGTGATCGTGCTGTCGGCGCTGGTCTTCACCCTGAGTTGGTGGCTCGGGATGTACCTGCTGGCCCGCGATCCGCGTAAACCGGTGCTGGTATTGGCCGCCGTGGGGTTGTGCGGCTTCGCGGCGGTGGTGGCCGCCGACGCGGTGCGGGCGGTGTGGCAGCCGGAACTGCTGGGGCGGGTGGAGATCTATCTGGCCGTGCTGCCCGGGGTGGCGTGGTTCGCCGTGCTGCTCGAGTTGGCCCGGCCGGGTGACTGCTGGACCGGCCGGGCGCGGGATGCACTGCTCGTCGGTGCGGTCGGGGTGGTCGCGCTCGCCGGTGCGACGTGGGCCGGTAGCGTCGGCGGTCCGCCGCAGGCCGGGCACTGGCTGCTGTTCGTGGTGATCTCGGCGTCGACGTTGGCGGCCATGGTCAAGGCACTGTTCCGGCCCGCGCAGCCCGGATCGGTGCGCGGGGTGGCCGCCGTCGCGACGTTGTTCTTCGCCCTGGCCAACGCGATCCTGGTCATCCCGATGGGGGTGGTGCCCAGCGGACTTGCGCTGGCCAGCACGGGCGTCGACGTGCTCCTGCTCGGCTTGGCGGTAGCACTGTGGGATGCCTTCGACGAGGGGCAGGCGTTGCGGCTGGACATGCTGCGGTCATTCCTGGCGGCGGTGGCGATGGCCGCGCTGCTGGGCGGGCAGGTGCTGATCGGGTTGGCGTTCACCCGACGCGAACCGGTGGCGCAGATCGCACTGACGGTGCTGCTGTTCACCACGATCGCGGTGGGCATCGAGGTCCAGGTGTTCGTCGACCGGCTGGCCGGGCTCTGGGACCGGCTGGCCTTCTGGCGGTCTCCGGCGCTGCGCGCCGACCGCGCCGCGTTGCGCGGAACCGAGGCGGCGTTGGCGCTGCGCTCCAGCGATCCGCTCGCCGATCTGGACGAAGAGACCTTCGTCCGGTTGACCCGGCGTGCCCTGGGCCATTACGGAGATCTGTCCAAGCTCGTCGCCAGCCCGCTGACCGCGTTGCCGGTGATCGATGAACGATTGGCCGCCCGGGGAGCCCCGGACACGCCGTTGGAACGGGCCAACGAACTCAAAGCGCTGCTGGCCGATCGGATCGCCGCGCTCAAACCGCGCGACGGCGGCGAATTCGGCACCACCGAAGAGTGGCGCCACTACAACGCCCTGTACTTCCCCTACGTCGTCGGGGTGCGGGCGTATGCGCAGAACGCCACCGCAACCGGACTGGATCCCGTCGCTCGGCAGGCCTGGCAGTGGCTGGTCACCGAGGTGCCGCAGCGTTCGCTGCACAACTGGCAGAACGCCGGTGCCCGGGTGATCGCCGCCGATCTGCGCGGCCGGATGACGGTGTCGCCGAGTCTCTGACCTGCGCTTGGCAGTGCTTGGCAGTGCCGGGGGTCGATGTGGCAGCAGATCGGAGGCACCGTCGGGGTGTCCGTATCCGTACCCGAAGTCACGAAGTCTTGAAGGGAGTCTCCCGATGGCCGTCATCACCACCCCGGTCCTGTCCGACTCGACCGACTCGCTGCTGCGTTTCGCCCTGCGTGCCGACGCCGTCATCATCGGTGCCGTCGGCCTGGTCGGGGTGCTCGCCGCCGGCCCGATGGCGGCGGCCGAGGGCCTGACCGCCGCCCACGAATACGCGCTCGGCGCCTTCTGCCTGCTCTACGGTGTGGCGGTCTACATCCTGTCCGGGCTGTCGGATCTGCGCCGGGCCGGCACCGCGGTCATCGCCGCCAACGCGGCCTGCACCGTGATCGCACTCGCGGTGCTCGGCGCCGGGGTGCTGCCGCTGACCGGAATCGGCGTGGTGGCCATGTTGGTGAGTGCCGCCTACACCGCGTTCATCGGGCTGGTGCAGTACCGCGGGCTGCGCAGGTTGCGCTGATCTTCGCGGCCACTCGAGATGTCGCCCCGGCCGTCACCGTCTACAGTTCTCTCCCATGATGTGGCGGCTGGCGGCGACGACGCTGATCCCCGGAATGCTGATCTACGGTGCTGCGCCGGCGCAGGCCGACGAGAAGAGCTACCTGGCCTACCTGCAGTCGCACGGGTTCAAATACCAGAACACCCCGGGGCTGACCACGCCCGACGGTGCGGTGAAGTTCGGCGGGATCATCTGCCAGAACCTGCGGCGCGGCCGGCCCGCCAAGGACCGGTTCGGCGCCAAGGTCGCCGACGGTGTCACCAAGGTCATGATCGACGCCGCCCAGCAGGAACTGTGCCCGGACACGCTGACGGCCACCACGCCGACGTCGACTCCGACGCCGGTTCCGCCGCCGCCGCCGGGCGCCGAGGTTCCGCCGCCGCCGGGCGCCGAGGTCCCACCGCCGCCGCCGGGCTTCCCGCCGCCGCCGGTGTTCCCGCCCCCGCCCGGCTTCCCTCCGCCGCCGCCCCCGCCGGGGTTCGCGCCTCCGCCGCCGCCTCCGCCGGGCTTCCCGCCACCGCCGGAGCCCGCTCCGGCAGCCGAGCTTCCGCCGCCGCCGGATGCGCCCGCGGCGCCCGAGCCGGCACCGCCGGTGCCGCAGCCCGGCACCGCGACCCAGCCCTAGGGGCGCTTCACGTCAGAGCTTGCGCAGCCGCAGCCGGTTGATGGAGTGATCGGCATCCTTGCGCAGCACCAGGGTGGCCCGCGGCCGGGTGGGCAGGATGTTCTCGATCAGGTTGGGCCGGTTGATCGACCGCCAGATGTCCCGGGCGGCGGTCACCGCCTGCGTGTCGTTGAGCGCCGAGTAGTGGTGGAAGTGCGAGTCGGGGTTGGCGAACGAGGTGGAGCGCATGGCCAGGAACCGCGAGACGTACCAGTGCTCGATGTCCTCCACCCGGGCGTCGACGTAGAGCGAGAAGTCGAACAGGTCGGAGATCATCAGCGTCGGCCCGGTCTGCAGCACGTTGAGGCCTTCGAGGATCAAGATGTCGGGATGGCGCACCACCTGTTTGGCGCTGGCGACGATGTCGTAGCTCAGATGTGAATACACCGGCGCGCAGACGTAATCTGCGCCGGATTTCACCGAGGTGACGAACCGCATCAGGGCGCGCCGGTTGTAGCTTTCCGGGAACCCTTTGCGGTGCATCAGGTTCCGGCGCTCCAGTTCGTGATTGGGGTACAGGAAACCGTCGGTGGTGACCAGGTCCACCCGGGGATGGTGGTCCCAGCGGGCCAGCAGCGCCTGCAGCACACGGGCCGTGGTCGACTTGCCGACCGCCACGCTGCCGGCCACCCCGATGATGAACGGCACCGGCCGGTCCGGGCTCTGGTCGTTTTCGCCGAGGAACTCCGCGGTGGCGGCGAACAGCTGCTGGCGGGCGGCGACCTGCAGGTGCAGAAGTCGCGCGAGCGGCAGATAGACCTCTTCGACCTCCAGCAGGTCGACTTGTTCGCCGAGGCCACGAAGCGCCACGACTTCTTCGGCGGTCAGCGGCATCGGCGTGGACATACGCAGTGTCCGCCATTGACGTCGGTCGAACTCCACGTAGGGACTCGGCTCGCTAAGCCGCCGCATGACCATACAGTCTTGCAGCAGCCCCGACCGTTAGCCTGATCGGGTATGGAGCCCGCCGAATTGATCCGCGAATACCTGTTGCTCGGTCTGCGCTTCGACCGGATCGAGCAGGGCTACGTCGACGCCTACACCGGTGATCCGACGCTTCAGCGGCGCGTCGAGAACGAGCCGACGCCGGACCCGGCCGCGCTGGCCCGCCGGGCCGACGCGCTGATCGCGGCGCTGCCGGCCGGACTCGATGACGCGCGCGCCGAATACCTGCGGGTGCACCTACGCGCGCTGGCCTGCGCCGGCCGAAAGTTCGCCGGCCAGCAGGTCGGGTTCGTCGACGAGGTGCGCGACTACTTCGACGTCGAGATCACCAAGGGCGACCCCGACCGATACCGGGCCGCCCACGCCCGGCTGGACGAGGCGCTCGGCGGCTCCGGACCGCTGGTCGAGCGGATGGCCGCGCACCGCCGAGCCGAGGAGATCCCGCCCGAGCGGCTCGAAGCCGCCATTCACGCGTTCTCCTCGGCGCTGCGCGATCGGGTGCGGGTGCACTTTCCGCTGCCGGAGACCGAGACCATCACCTACGAGGTGGTCAGCGACAAACCCTGGTCGGGGTTCAACTACTACCGCGGCGTCTACCGCTCCACGGTGGCGGTCAACGCCGACCTCAAGCAGCTGATGTCGAACCTGCCGCGGCTGGTGGCCCACGAGTCCTACCCGGGTCATCACACCGAGCACTGCCGCAAGGAAGCCGGCCTGGTCGCCACCCTGGGCCAGGCCGAGCAGACCATCTTCCTGGTCAACACCCCGCAATGCCTGATGGCGGAGGGTTTGGCCGACCTGGCGCTCTACGCCGCGGTCGGAACCGGTTGGGGCCGCTGGGCAGCGGAGATCTACGCCGATCTCGGGATGCGGTTCGACGGCGAACGCGCCGAAGCGGTGTCCGAGGCCGCCGCCGCGCTGGCCGATGTGCGCCAGGACGCGGCGTTGATGCTGCACGACGAGCACCGCGACGCCGACGAGGTGGTCGACTACCTGCAGCGCTGGCTGTTGGTGCCCGAGGACCGGGCCCGGCAGAGCATGCGGTTCCTGTCCTCGCCGCTGTGGCGGGCCTACACCTCGACGTATGTGGAGGGCTACCGGCTGCTGCGCGGCTGGCTGGACGCGGCGCCGTCCGGGGTGAGCCTGACGCAGCGGTTCGGCCGGTTGCTCGACGAGCCGTTGACCCCGTCGGGCCTGCGCGCCGAGTTGGCCGCATAGCGCGTCCGGCGGTGTGTCTCCCGCTCGATAGACTTGCCCCCGTGACCGCCGCACCGCACACCCGCTCCGCATCCACCATGTCGACGCCGCTGGCCGAACTCGACCCGGACATCGCCGAGTTGCTCGGCAAGGAACTGGGGCGCCAACGCGACACCCTGGAGATGATCGCGTCGGAGAACTTCGTGCCGCGGGCGGTGCTGCAGGCGCACGGCAGCGTGCTGACCAACAAGTACGCCGAAGGACTTCCCGGCCGGCGCTACTACGGCGGCTGTGAGCACGTCGACGTGGTGGAGAACATCGCCCGTGACCGAGCCAAGGAGCTGTTCGGTGCTGAGTTCGCCAACGTCCAGCCGCACTCCGGTGCCCAGGCCAACGCCGCGGTGCTGCAGGCGTTGATGGAGCCGGGCGACCGACTGCTGGGCCTGGACCTGGCCAACGGGGGACACCTCACCCACGGCATGCGGCTGAACTTCTCCGGCAAGCTCTACGAGAACGCCTTCTACGGTGTGGACCCGGTCACCCATCGCATCGACATGGACGTGGTCCGGGCGCAGGCGCGCGAGTTCAAGCCGAAGGT from Mycolicibacter sp. MU0083 includes:
- a CDS encoding (2Z,6E)-farnesyl diphosphate synthase; the protein is MAIIPARLKEPLYRIYELRLRQGLAASQSALPRHIAVLCDGNRRWARDAGYDDVSYGYRMGAAKIAEMLRWCADAGIEMATVYLLSTENLQRDPAELAALIEIITDVVEEICAPANRWSVRTVGDLELLGEEPARRLREAVERTVSTTDSADAPTRLHVNVAVGYGGRQEIVDAVRGLLGKQLANGATAEELVEAVTVEGISENLYTSGQPDPDLVIRTSGEQRLSGFLLWQSAYSEMWFTEAHWPAFRRVDFLRALRDYSVRHRRFGR
- a CDS encoding DUF732 domain-containing protein; translation: MMWRLAATTLIPGMLIYGAAPAQADEKSYLAYLQSHGFKYQNTPGLTTPDGAVKFGGIICQNLRRGRPAKDRFGAKVADGVTKVMIDAAQQELCPDTLTATTPTSTPTPVPPPPPGAEVPPPPGAEVPPPPPGFPPPPVFPPPPGFPPPPPPPGFAPPPPPPPGFPPPPEPAPAAELPPPPDAPAAPEPAPPVPQPGTATQP
- the coaA gene encoding type I pantothenate kinase, translated to MRRLSEPSPYVEFDRRQWRTLRMSTPMPLTAEEVVALRGLGEQVDLLEVEEVYLPLARLLHLQVAARQQLFAATAEFLGENDQSPDRPVPFIIGVAGSVAVGKSTTARVLQALLARWDHHPRVDLVTTDGFLYPNHELERRNLMHRKGFPESYNRRALMRFVTSVKSGADYVCAPVYSHLSYDIVASAKQVVRHPDILILEGLNVLQTGPTLMISDLFDFSLYVDARVEDIEHWYVSRFLAMRSTSFANPDSHFHHYSALNDTQAVTAARDIWRSINRPNLIENILPTRPRATLVLRKDADHSINRLRLRKL
- a CDS encoding DUF885 domain-containing protein, coding for MEPAELIREYLLLGLRFDRIEQGYVDAYTGDPTLQRRVENEPTPDPAALARRADALIAALPAGLDDARAEYLRVHLRALACAGRKFAGQQVGFVDEVRDYFDVEITKGDPDRYRAAHARLDEALGGSGPLVERMAAHRRAEEIPPERLEAAIHAFSSALRDRVRVHFPLPETETITYEVVSDKPWSGFNYYRGVYRSTVAVNADLKQLMSNLPRLVAHESYPGHHTEHCRKEAGLVATLGQAEQTIFLVNTPQCLMAEGLADLALYAAVGTGWGRWAAEIYADLGMRFDGERAEAVSEAAAALADVRQDAALMLHDEHRDADEVVDYLQRWLLVPEDRARQSMRFLSSPLWRAYTSTYVEGYRLLRGWLDAAPSGVSLTQRFGRLLDEPLTPSGLRAELAA